The DNA region CGTCGCCCAGCGCTCGCGCGAACCGGACCAGGTCCGGCGCGGTGGCGAAGCCGCCGTCCCCGGGGCTGTCGATGAAGCTGCGGCCCGGGTTCCTGCCGAGTACGTCCGGGTACGGGCTGCCCTTGTCCAGTTGGCGGACCGCGTCCACCTGGCTGCCGTCGGCCAGCGTCATGTACGGGTGCGCGACGTGCTCGTCGGTGAGCCATTTCGGCCGGGTGTGGAACGCCGAGCCGGTCATGCCGCAGCGCCCGAAGATGTTCTCCTGCGCGTAGTCCCAGTACGTCTTGCCGCTCACGGCCTCCACGATCAGCGCGGGGATGCCGACATCGGCGCCGGAGTGGCTGGTGCGAGTGCCGGGGGCGGCCACCAGCTCGGACTGCCGGACCCACTGCTCGTAGTACTCGTGCACCTCCTCCCGGCTCTGGAAGATGCGTTGCACGTCCTCATCCGGGGTCTTCAACCCGGAGGTGCCGGAGAGCAGGTGGTGGATGGTCACCTGCTCCGCGATGTCCTCGGCGTAGCCCTTCAGGTGGGTGCCCACCGTGTCCGACAGGCTCAGCGCGCCCTGCTGCGCCAGCTGCAGGACGGCCACCGCGCCGAACGGCTTGCCCGCCGAGCCGAGGCTGAACGCGGTGCCTTCGTGGTTGCGGATCCCCTTCTCCCTGTCGGCCATGCCGTAGCTGCGGGACAGCACCGTCCGGCCCCGGTGCGACAACAGCACCACGCCGGAGAACCTCCCCTCGGCGGCCAGCTTCGCCACGTACTGGTCGTAGGCTCCGCCAGGACGGGTGGCCGGTGGGAGCTCGGAGCCGGCTGAGTCCGGGTCGGCGCGGCCGGGTCGGGCGCCCACCAGCGGCGCGCCGGCAGCCACCACGCCGGCGGCCGCCAACCCGCCCCACCCGAGCAGTCGCCGCCGATCGACACCACGTACGGAATCCGGGTCCATGATCACGGTCCTTTCCTGATCGAGAAATCGACCGGTGCGGGTCTACCGGCAACCGCTGTCGGCAACCGATCACCCGCCCTTGTGGTCCTCGTGCCTCCACTGAAGACGGAGGGCCGTTGCGGTGGCGTAGGCGATTCTCGATACGCCTGCGATACGCCGAATCACCGACGTCCCGGGGCCTGCGGGACGGGTTCGCCGTCACGCCCGCCCGCCTGCCCCCGCCGTGAACGCCCAGGAACCGCGGCGGCGGCACGCGCAACCACCGGGAGGTCTAGTGGCTGCTCGGGGACGGTGCCTGCGGCGTGCCGGGGAGACGAATCGTGACGAGGAGACCGCCGGTGGGGCGGGGCGCGAGGTCGATGGTCCCGTCGTGCGCTCGGACGATGCTGTGCACGATGGCCAGTCCGAGGCCGACCCCGGCATGTTCGTCGGTGCGTGTGCGTTCCGTTCCGCGTCGGAAGGGTTCGGTGAGGGTCGGTAGCAGTTCCCACGGGAGTGGAGGGCCGGTGTTCTCCACCCGCAGCACGCTCGCGTCGCGCTGCGATTCGATGTGGACCGTTACGGTGCCGCCGGAGGGGACGTTGTGGACGATCGCGTTCTGGACGAGGTTGGTCACCATCCGCAGAATGAGCGCCGCGGAGCCGAGGGTCTGCGCCTTCTCTCCGGTGACGTCGAGCGTGATCCGGCGCCTTTCGGCGAGGGGCAGCAGCGTTTCGGTGGCTTCCTCGGCGATGAGGGACAGGTCGACGGGCTCGCGGGTGAAGCTCTTGCGGTCGGCTCGGCTGAGCAGCAGGAGGGCCTCGGTGAGGTCGATCGCCCGCGTGTTGACGGTGTGGAGGCGGTCGATGAGTTCGCCCTGGTCCCGCGTGGGGTCGTTGCGGGCGAGGTCGAGGAGTGTCTTCGAGATCGCCAGCGGGGTGCGCAGTTCGTGGGAGGCGTTCGCGGCGAATCGCTGCTGTTCGGTGACGTGGGATTCGAGTTGTTCGAGCATGAGGTCGAACACGTCGGCGAGTTCACGGAATTCGTCCTGGCGACCTCGCATGCGGACCCGATGGGACAGTGATCCGTTCGCGGCCGTCCGTGCCGCGTCCGCGATCCGTGTGAGTGGTGCGAGCATCCGGCCGGCGAGGATCCATCCTCCCAGGAGGCCGAACGCCAGCAGGAAGGCCAGTGCCACGGCCGCGGCGGGGGCGAACACACGCACGAGGAGGTAGCGGTTGGGTGCGACCCCGAGAAGGCCCTGGGGGCTGTCGGGTACGTGGCGCAGCAGGAACACCCACACCACGGCCAGCAGGAGAGTGCCGGCGATGAGGAGGAATCCGGCGTAGCTGATGGTGAGTTTCAGGCGGGCGCTGAGCCCTGGGCGCCTATTCACGAGTGCCGCTATTCACGAGTGCCGCCGGGGCGAGTGGGGTCCGTACCGGTGTCGATTCGGTAGCCGACGCCGGGCACCGTGGCGATGAGCCATGGTTCGCCGAGTCGTTTGCGCAGACCGGAGACGGTGATGCGGACGGCGTTGGTGAAGGGGTCGGCGTTGGCGTCCCAGGCCCGCTCCAGGAGTTCTTCGGCGCTGACGACACCGCCTCCGGCGGCGACGAGGACTTCGAGCACGGCGAACTGCTTCCGCGTGAGCGCGACGTAGCTCCCGTCTCGGAAGACCTGCCGGCGGAAGGGGTCCAGCCGAAGGCCCGCGATCTCGCTGACCGGGGGTCGGGCGTGCGCGCGTCTGCGGTCCAGCGCCCGCAGCCGCATGACGAGCTCCCGGAGCTCGAACGGTTTGGTGAGGTAGTCGTCGGCGCCGAGCTCGAACCCGGACGCCTTGTCGTCGATCCGGTCGGCAGCGGTGAGCATGAGGATCGGGATGCCGCTGTCGGAGGCGACGATCCGTCGGGCGATCTCGTCGCCGGAGGGGCCGGGGATGTCGCGGTCGAGGACCGCGAGGTCGTAGGAGTTGACGCTGAGCAGCTCCAGAGCGGAGTCGCCGTCGCCCGCGATGTCGGCGGCGATCGCTTCCAGCCGGAGACCGTCCCGGACGGCTTCGGCCAGGTAGGGCTCGTCCTCCACGATCAACACGCGCATACCCGGAGCCTAGGCAGCACGGCATATCGCCGGCATATGCTTCTCCACCCGGCTCGGGCTCAGCCCCGCCGTCGTCCACCGGCCCGTCCCACGCCCCGGCCCGTCCCACGCCCCGGCCGTGCCGCGGCTCGGCCGCGTTGCCGGATGGTGCGACGCTTCAGAGCTCTCCCACCGTCGTCCCGCAGCAGGTGGGCAGCCGCGGGTGAGTGCCGCCTCCCTAGGGGGCTGACCCGGGGTCGGCAGGGTCCAGTTGTGCTGTGATCATCTGATGATGATTCCGGGGCCGTGATCCCGTCCCGCCGGTGGTCCCGGACCGATAGCGTTTGCTCCGGACACGTGAGGCGGGGACGGCCGTGCCGGGCGTCGAGGGGAGCGTGGGCATGCAGCCGCTGGCAGCGGACGATCCGCGACAGGTGGGCGAGTACCGGTTGCTGCGGCAGCTCGGTGCGGGCGGCATGGGCCGGGTCTACCTCGGCCGGACCACGGGCGGGCGGACGGTCGCCGTCAAGGTGGTCCGTCGCGATCTGGCCGGGGACCCAGAGTTCCGGGCCCGGTTCCGTCAGGAGGTGGCGGCGGCCCGGCGGGTCAGCGGCACCTGGACGGCACCGGTCCTGGATGCGGACACCGAGGGCGGGCATCCCTGGGTGGCCACCGGCTACGTCGCCGGGCCCGCGCTCACCGCCGCCGTACGGGAGTTCGGGCCGCTGCCCGAGCCGGCCGTGCGGACCCTCGGCGTCGGCCTCGCCGAGGCGCTCGCCCATGTGCACGGCCTCGGGCTGGTGCACCGGGACGTCAAGCCGTCGAACGTGCTGCTGACGCTGGACGGGCCGCGCCTGATCGACTTCGGCATCGCCCGCGCCTTGGACGCCACCACCGCGCTGACCCAGTCCGGCCAGGTGTTCGGGTCGCCGGGCTTCATGTCGCCGGAGCAGGCGAACGGGCTGCCCGCCGGGCCGGCCGGCGACGTCTTCTCGCTCGGCGCGGTGCTCGCGTACGCGGCGACGGGCACGATGCCGTTCGGCTCCGGGGTGAGCGCGCCCGTCCTCCTCTACCGGGTGCTGCACGAGGAGCCGGACATCTCCGGGCTGGCCGGGCCGCTGCACGCGATCGTGCGCGACTGCCTGGCCAAGGACCCGGCCGCCCGTCCGACGCCCGGTCAGCTGCGGGAGCGGCTCGACGGCGACGGCACGGCCGCCGCCCGGCTGGGGCACGGGGACTGGCTGCCGACGGCGCTTGCCGCGGCGGTCGGGCGCAGTGCCGTGCAGCTGCTGGACCTGGAGGGAGAGCGGGAGGCCGGAGAGGGGACCGTCGCGGGGGACGGGGCCACTGCGGGGACTCCCGCAACGGCTCCTGGCACCCGGGCCCCCGCCGAGGCCCGGACGGTCGCCGAGGCGGCGAGGGCGGCGCGAATGGCCGAGGCGGCGATGGCCGGACCGGGCGGCGGTGTGCCCGGGTTCGGCCCGCCGGCACCGCCGGGCTTCGGCCCGCCGGCGACGGGGCCGGCCGGACCGTACCCGCCGACCCCGCTCCCCACCCCCTTCCCGGCACCGTCGGCACCGTCGGCACCGGTCACGACAGCGGGCTACGGGCCGCCCCCACAGCCGCGCGGCCGGCGGGGGTACGGCGCGCTGGCGGCCGTACTGGCCGTCGTACTGCTGCTGGGCGGTGGATACCTGCTGACCGAGCGGCTGCAGGACAACGACCGGCAGGCCGATGCTTCCGCCGCCGCGTCGAAACCCGGGCCGACCGCCCCGGCCGCGGGCGGGACGTCGCCCGCCGC from Kitasatospora sp. NBC_00458 includes:
- a CDS encoding serine hydrolase domain-containing protein; translated protein: MDPDSVRGVDRRRLLGWGGLAAAGVVAAGAPLVGARPGRADPDSAGSELPPATRPGGAYDQYVAKLAAEGRFSGVVLLSHRGRTVLSRSYGMADREKGIRNHEGTAFSLGSAGKPFGAVAVLQLAQQGALSLSDTVGTHLKGYAEDIAEQVTIHHLLSGTSGLKTPDEDVQRIFQSREEVHEYYEQWVRQSELVAAPGTRTSHSGADVGIPALIVEAVSGKTYWDYAQENIFGRCGMTGSAFHTRPKWLTDEHVAHPYMTLADGSQVDAVRQLDKGSPYPDVLGRNPGRSFIDSPGDGGFATAPDLVRFARALGDGTVLHRPWAELLTGAKIPHSGSSFGAYDMPVRIVGGQWVFGRGGGNPGVSANWNIYPYTGWVGVVLGNCDGLPLQEITGREMQAITGASPGDGGGG
- a CDS encoding serine/threonine-protein kinase; the protein is MQPLAADDPRQVGEYRLLRQLGAGGMGRVYLGRTTGGRTVAVKVVRRDLAGDPEFRARFRQEVAAARRVSGTWTAPVLDADTEGGHPWVATGYVAGPALTAAVREFGPLPEPAVRTLGVGLAEALAHVHGLGLVHRDVKPSNVLLTLDGPRLIDFGIARALDATTALTQSGQVFGSPGFMSPEQANGLPAGPAGDVFSLGAVLAYAATGTMPFGSGVSAPVLLYRVLHEEPDISGLAGPLHAIVRDCLAKDPAARPTPGQLRERLDGDGTAAARLGHGDWLPTALAAAVGRSAVQLLDLEGEREAGEGTVAGDGATAGTPATAPGTRAPAEARTVAEAARAARMAEAAMAGPGGGVPGFGPPAPPGFGPPATGPAGPYPPTPLPTPFPAPSAPSAPVTTAGYGPPPQPRGRRGYGALAAVLAVVLLLGGGYLLTERLQDNDRQADASAAASKPGPTAPAAGGTSPAAPAAESPDPADDSPAPGAVPTDPGPGIVPTKYLGTWVGERKAANGDVTTLTLTIVQSAPSEEKSRIRAETPNTGTWCEGAWTLSEADESKATYASRETGSSPGDTCITDRSIYRLITAPPDGTLRYSPDLLKPEEYMVLRRKG
- a CDS encoding sensor histidine kinase, coding for MNRRPGLSARLKLTISYAGFLLIAGTLLLAVVWVFLLRHVPDSPQGLLGVAPNRYLLVRVFAPAAAVALAFLLAFGLLGGWILAGRMLAPLTRIADAARTAANGSLSHRVRMRGRQDEFRELADVFDLMLEQLESHVTEQQRFAANASHELRTPLAISKTLLDLARNDPTRDQGELIDRLHTVNTRAIDLTEALLLLSRADRKSFTREPVDLSLIAEEATETLLPLAERRRITLDVTGEKAQTLGSAALILRMVTNLVQNAIVHNVPSGGTVTVHIESQRDASVLRVENTGPPLPWELLPTLTEPFRRGTERTRTDEHAGVGLGLAIVHSIVRAHDGTIDLAPRPTGGLLVTIRLPGTPQAPSPSSH
- a CDS encoding response regulator transcription factor: MRVLIVEDEPYLAEAVRDGLRLEAIAADIAGDGDSALELLSVNSYDLAVLDRDIPGPSGDEIARRIVASDSGIPILMLTAADRIDDKASGFELGADDYLTKPFELRELVMRLRALDRRRAHARPPVSEIAGLRLDPFRRQVFRDGSYVALTRKQFAVLEVLVAAGGGVVSAEELLERAWDANADPFTNAVRITVSGLRKRLGEPWLIATVPGVGYRIDTGTDPTRPGGTRE